A single window of Aspergillus oryzae RIB40 DNA, chromosome 8 DNA harbors:
- a CDS encoding ankyrin repeat domain-containing protein (ankyrin repeat), with product MPADNCGRTPLSYAAEGYEVVVRLLLDRPDIETDSKDNLGRTPLSYAAEGGYEEVVSLLLDRQDVEADSKDNLGRTPLLYAAWRGHKAVVRRLLDRQDIEADSKDNDGLTPISCAAGGGHEAVVRLLLDRPDVEADSKDNLGRTPLLYAAWRGHEAVVRLLLDRQDVEADSKANWGQTPLSFAAGGGYEAVVRLLLDRPDVEADSKDNSGRTPLLYAAWRGHEAVISSKNL from the exons ATGCCAGCG GATAACTGTGGTCGGACGCCGTTATCCTATGCAGCTGAAGGATATGAAGTGGTGGTCAGGCTACTGTTGGACCGACCAGATATCGAGACCGACTCGAAGGATAACTTAGGTCGAACACCGTTATCCTATGCGGCTGAAGGTGGATATGAAGAGGTGGTTAGTCTACTACTAGATCGACAAGATGTTGAGGCGGACTCGAAGGATAACTTAGGTCGGACACCGTTGCTATATGCGGCCTGGCGCGGTCATAAAGCAGTGGTCAGGCGATTGCTGGATCGACAAGATATTGAGGCAGACTCAAAGGATAATGATGGGTTGACTCCGATATCCTGTGCAGCTGGAGGTGGACACGAAGCGGTGGTCAGGCTATTGCTGGACCGACCAGATGTTGAGGCGGATTCAAAGGATAACCTGGGTCGGACACCGTTGCTATATGCGGCCTGGCGCGGACATGAAGCGGTGGTCAGGCTATTGCTGGACCGACAAGATGTCGAGGCAGATTCAAAGGCTAACTGGGGTCAGACACCATTATCCTTTGCAGCTGGAGGCGGATATGAAGCAGTGGTCAGGCTCCTACTGGACCGACCAGATGTTGAGGCGGACTCGAAGGACAACTCAGGTCGAACGCCATTATTATATGCAGCCTGGCGCGGGCATGAAGCAGTG ATATCTTCTAAGAATCTATAG
- a CDS encoding arylsulfotransferase family protein (predicted protein), which translates to MNIVFIPEVLIRPNQPQGVMSLLYFEKQNLWLQAQRCNMGFFSIGPCLHSIILINRATLNLNQRPDIRAPVMEISLKNDSLITPGYIFMAPYQTELPGPYIYDTDGLTQEPRIWYGPEPMAQQPNFSMACRGRNIILNKDYAQAATVQSGDGLTLSDMHELDIIDNTSVLIAIYQPRRYNLTAYNVSADNGWVMDGVFQEINITSGKVLFEWRSLDHVGISETYTPIRLNTVVGDGLSNATAWDYFHINSVDKNDDGDYLVSARHTSCIYKISGADGSIQWRLGGTNSSIKLQDYNFSSQHDARFIQENDTVTVISLFDNASNGYRNTSSTSSGIIVSIDHATNTSSLMKRYQAPGNGLLSTSQGNLQILANQNTFIGWGNNPSISEHTEDGTPVFLATLEDPRAMNYRAFKFNWTGEPSDNPTLRTYAAAPGSATTFWVSWNGATEVDYWNFYGTTSTSEEFTLLTKADRQGFQTTYTSTDYHPRAYAEAVSSDGSSLGNSSVVNTTSSLPSQD; encoded by the exons atgaATATTGTATTTATCCCAGAAGTCCTGATACGACCCAATCAACCTCAAGGAGTAATGAGCCTTTTATATTTCGAGAAACAGAACCTGTGGTTGCAAGC TCAACGCTGCAACAtgggtttcttttcaatCGGTCCGTGCCTTCACTCAATTATTCTAATAAACAGAGCTACGCTGAATCTCAACCAGAGACCAGATATTCGAGCACCGGTTATGGAAATTAGTCTTAAGAACGACTCTCTCATTACCCCCGGCTACATATTCATGGCGCCATATCAAACGGAATTACCAGGACCGTATATCTACGATACTGATGGT CTGACTCAAGAGCCCAGAATCTGGTATGGACCGGAGCCGATGGCTCAACAACCGAACTTTTCCATGGCCTGCAG GGGCCGTAACATCATCTTGAACAAAGACTATGCGCAAGCGGCCACAGTACAGAGTGGGGATGGTTTGACGCTCAGCGACATGCATGAGTTGGATATTATTGATAATACCTCCGTTCTCATTGCCATTTACCAGCCGCGCCGCTATAACCTAACGGCATACAATGTGTCCGCGGACAATGGGTGGGTCATGGATGGCGTATTTCAGGAGATTAATATCACGTCGGGAAAGGTCCTCTTCGAGTGGAGGTCTCTCGATCACGTCGGCATATCAGAAACATATACCCCGATTCGACTTAATACAGTCGTTGGAGATGGTCTTAGCAATGCGACTGCTTGGGACTACTTCCATATCAACTCTGTTGATAAAAACGATGACGGTGATTATCTTGTGTCTGCTAGACATACTAGCTGCATCTATAAGATATCCGGTGCAGATGGATCCATTCAATGGCGACTAGGTGGCACCAATAGTTCCATTAAATTGCAGGACTACAATTTCTCCTCTCAACACGATGCACGTTTCATCCAGGAGAACGATACCGTCACTGTTATTTCACTCTTCGATAACGCAAGTAATGGATATAGAAACACGTCATCAACGTCTTCAGGCATTATCGTGTCAATTGATCATGCAACCAATACCTCAAGCCTAATGAAAAGATACCAGGCTCCAGGTAATGGACTCCTCTCGACGAGCCAGGGAAACCTCCAAATACTGGCTAACCAGAACACTTTCATCGGATGGGGGAACAATCCTTCAATTTCTGAGCATACCGAAGACGGAACGCCCGTGTTCTTGGCAACATTAGAAGATCCGCGGGCGATGAACTATCGTGCCTTCAAATTCAATTGGACCGGAGAGCCAAGCGACAATCCCACTCTTCGTACATATGCGGCTGCCCCAGGCTCTGCAACCACGTTCTGGGTCAGTTGGAATGGTGCCACTGAAGTTGACTATTGGAATTTCTACGGGACGACTTCGACGTCTGAGGAATTTACGCTGTTGACCAAGGCCGACAGGCAAGGGTTCCAAACCACCTATACGAGCACTGATTACCACCCTCGAGCATATGCAGAAGCGGTCTCGAGCGATGGGTCAAGTCTAGGTAATTCGTCAGTCGTGAATACGACGTCATCTTTGCCCAGCCAAGACTAG
- a CDS encoding uncharacterized protein (predicted protein), translating into MKLNLIALFLFIFSFAAASPVAEPDEVDGLEARDADIYEKGLYERDSSPEHFQHDHKCNQQESRCEPGHWNSNSCKCNGKWCDQFDPNCNNWSWNKCKCIKKCDGPDRHCKPGDWDWNSCRCKGKWCGNYDSNCNNWSWNKCKCKKVCNEADRHCKPGDWDWNSCRCKGKWCGNYDSNCNNWSWNKCKCKKVCNEADCHCKPSDCDWNSCRCKGRWCGNYDSNCKTWNWDKCQCKKVCHQADPHCKPQDWDWNNCRCRGKWCDNFQPNCNNWNWDNCRCKHHKS; encoded by the exons ATGAAGCTCAATCTCATTgcgcttttcctttttatattcaGCTTCGCAGCTGCGTCTCCAGTAGCAGAGCCCGACGAAGTAGACGGCCTTGAAG CTCGTGACGCTGACATATACGAGAAAGGCCTCTACGAACGTGACTCAAGCCCGGAGCACTTCCAGCACGACCACAAATGCAACCAGCAAGAGAGCCGGTGTGAGCCAGGCCATTGGAACTCGAACAGCTGCAAGTGTAATGGTAAATGGTGCGACCAATTTGATCCCAATTGCAACAACTGGAGCTGGAACAAGTGCAAATGCATAAAGAAGTGCGATGGCCCGGACCGCCATTGCAAGCCCGGTGACTGGGACTGGAATAGCTGTCGCTGCAAGGGCAAGTGGTGTGGTAATTACGACTCCAACTGCAATAACTGGAGCTGGAACAAGTGCAAATGCAAGAAAGTCTGCAACGAAGCTGACCGCCATTGCAAGCCCGGTGACTGGGACTGGAATAGCTGTCGCTGCAAGGGCAAGTGGTGTGGTAATTACGACTCCAACTGCAACAACTGGAGCTGGAACAAGTGCAAATGCAAGAAAGTCTGCAACGAAGCTGACTGCCATTGCAAGCCCAGTGATTGCGACTGGAATAGCTGTCGCTGCAAGGGCAGGTGGTGTGGTAATTACGACTCTAACTGCAAAACGTGGAACTGGGATAAATGCCAGTGTAAGAAGGTCtgccatcaagcagatccTCACTGCAAACCACAGGACTGGGATTGGAACAATTGTCGCTGTAGAGGCAAATGGTGCGACAACTTCCAGCCTAATTGCAACAACTGGAATTGGGATAATTGCAGGTGCAAGCACCACAAGTCCTAG
- a CDS encoding uncharacterized protein (predicted protein) — translation MRELEKEEFAQTHEICPLMELNATLRWSRLLYDWCYQHQEEPIKGCDRDIQYPLVLDAQDIAHHPAVLAKYCKLIGLNPVHLKWEWNVPDQKIQKGVEDRIGHKSPEAVMKFTLDNSSHVLKDKTPAIVDIGLERKGWDREFGISIGEQMEKWVREAMPDYTYLRAKRLRVQDA, via the coding sequence ATGcgggagttggagaaggaggaatttGCGCAGACTCATGAGATATGTCCCTTGATGGAATTAAATGCCACATTGAGGTGGAGTAGGCTTCTTTACGATTGGTGCTACCAGCATCAAGAGGAGCCAATCAAGGGCTGTGACAGGGATATTCAGTATCCCTTAGTACTAGACGCCCAGGACATTGCACATCACCCTGCGGTTCTAGCCAAGTACTGCAAGCTTATAGGGCTCAACCCGGTCCATCTCAAATGGGAATGGAACGTCCCGGATCAGAAGATACAGAAAGGGGTCGAGGACAGAATTGGCCACAAAAGTCCTGAGGCTGTAATGAAGTTCACACTTGACAATTCATCCCATGTCTTGAAGGACAAGACCCCAGCTATTGTTGACATTGGGCTCGAACGGAAAGGTTGGGATCGGGAATTCGGTATAAGCATCGGCGAACAGATGGAAAAGTGGGTGAGGGAGGCAATGCCAGATTATACTTATCTTAGAGCGAAAAGGTTACGAGTGCAAGATGCGTAA